The segment CTCTCTTTCTTTTTGGTGGCATCCTCCACGGAAATCTGAGAAGtgaaatatattgtgtttaaCTCCAAGATGCCAGTCACTTCACTGATACCGCGGTTACCTGAAAAAAAAGCCTGATCTGTATTTAACACATGACACATTCCCGCTTAGGAAACCACGTTGAAATATGCAAAACCCCCTGATGCATGTAATCGAAGTTAAATGCGCATTGATTGCAGCAAGCGCTTTTGTAGTGATTTGTTTTACCAACATTATCACTTCATGCATATTATACTATCACTTTAGTTCCATAACCAACTCCTCCACTCCACTGTATCGACGCTGCTTTTCCATTTCTGTACAATGCAAATGTTACTTTACCTTGCAGACTAAATATTtaaaagtctttttaaaaatccattcctTAACAGCGCTGTCGTTGATTATTGCGTCTGGGATGAGGTTGTCATGTGAACACTCCCACTACCGTCACGTAGACAGagaaccttttttttgttaacaagGTTGGTTGTACTGCTTTCTAGCGAGTAGAAATGGGGAGTGActactaaagaaaaaaataataataaaggttttgGTTGTTCTAAAGAACTACAACCCCCAGAGGCCTGTTGAGCCTTGAAccgtttcatttttcaattatttattatgtACATGTTGCGCTAAAGCATCCaactcaaaaaacaaaacaaaacaaaaaaaaaaaactgtaattcaACAAACATAACGTGCTGATTGCTTTTAAATACGTTAAATAAAACTACATCACCCAACACCCCTTGCACTTGCATTCAGGAATTAGTATCGTTTTACTCTAGACAAGGTACCACAGCCATGGCGTTTGCCGGgaagttatttacaagagctAACCTTGGATCGTATATCTGCAGAACTCGTGGTTTGACAGCAAACAGAGTTCAGAGGAGACATGTAGTGTCATGCATTGATCGTgagttgtttgtttggtttttggtGTGCATCGATCTGTGGAATGATAACGTTTGCACGGTGTCAGGTGATAGTGGGGACGGCAGCACGAACGAGGGTACAATATGCAGCACTGTATGTGCTATGAGAATATCTAGGTGCAacacatttttttgcattttatttattttctcctgtgCAAAATGCCAGCTACACACATGCCCCCGTGTTCTTTGTATATGATGTTATGAGATCAAACTTTATTGTTGCTTAATAATTAACAGTACCAATGTCATTGACAGGACAGACCGTGCATCGACACAAAACACAGTTCAGTTATACAATTGCGGTGCATTTTGAGATCATGTAACGGGGGACGGGggtgttttgtagtttcttactCGTTAAATGAGATTTGTCTGTTGATTTATTGAAAATCACTGTAAGTTCCGTGTTGTATATTGAGGTTAGAGCCTGGCGGAGGAGTGTCTTGTTAGATAAATCTCATTGGGTCACAGTTGGTGACGTGTGTTGCATAATAAGCAGTCCGGGCCCACTCCAGTGATAgtcgtgttttgtgtttgtggtttGCACGATAGCGTTTTGATTTGTAAGCGCACGacacaaatgcatttatttactcATTAACGCAACATGCTAACAGTTGGTGTTATTTTTGGAAATGTAATGCACGCCTAAACTCCGCTGGCATGTTATACTCCTCTTGTATATGCTGCACAGAcgattgttttgttgtatttatttaaaagctaAAACCTAAATTCATATCCGTTTATCAGCAGATAAGAACAGCCGTTGCAGGCTCTGACGTCACATTGGTCTTTATGCGCAGATTCTAACTGCAGCCTTTTATGACGCGCCTCTCTGTCCCTTCCACAGCCTCCCTCGGTCTGACAGACGAACAGAAGGAATTTCAGAAAGTGGCTTTTGATTTTGCAACCAATGAAATGGCCCCACATATGGCCGAGTGGGACGAAAAGGTAATGCGGGCCCTGGAAAAGCAGTGGCGTTTACGATAGGGTCCCCTTTCATAGTTTATTAAAGCACAGGACGAGGCTTGTCATAGATATATATGTCTGTGGCCTCAACACACTAGATAGCAAGGATGGACAAATCCATTTCCCTTCAACTGGCTTCTAAATCTGTTACGAACTGAACACCACAGAACAGCACCAAGTACAACCATCAGATTTCATTGCACACCATGCATTAAGACTGTTTATCATAATGCCATATCTGCGCGTCCTGATTTGTATTGGAACAGGACCCAGAGTCTCAGCTGTTTCTTGTCAAttgccagtccatcacagggatggaaataagtcttCTATCGCATTGAATACGAGTCTGATGAGCCACattgtgtgtaggtaacaagctcaggagtgtgTGGCTTGTTGAACACAGTAAACATGGTTCAAcgtgcaatgcaatgggagtctgttTTCAATCGTGTATTTTCTGCCCTCAGGAAATGTTCCCTGTGGACACCATGAGGAAGGCAGCTCAGCTGGGGTTCGGTGGGATCTACGTCCAGCCGGAGACGGGCGGCTCAGGACTGTCCAGGCTGGACACCTCCATTATATTCGAGGCCTTGTCCACAGGTTGTGTCAGCACCACCGCCTACATCAGCATTCACAAGTGAGTGGGAGTTCACACCAGCGCTGGcgttttcaattccagttcccaCTCCCTTTTAATCAGTTCCAACACATCAGTGATCACAATCGCGATGAGCAGTATTCtgtttaaaatgagcttctcacagtggcgaCAAAGTACTTACATTGAAGTCACTGTTGGTcagttaaattggcttcaaatgaaagcagtggaACGATCATAAACAATGATGTCTctgtaaaatatcaattccatttgaaattgggaattgattttaaaaacagaaattgacCCCAATCCTGGTTCACACCGTACCGTGCTTACTAACAGATCTTTAAAACCGGAAGCAACTGTTTTCTGTCCACTTTTGAAGCATCTCGTTGTATGGGATGTTTTTCAGATGCTTCATGGCAATCAAATGCATTGATTTTGTTTTGATCACACTTACCATTGGGTTTCCCTGTGCACCATAGTGAATGGATTACAGTAAATAGTGAAAGTAAAACAGAGTGAGCTGGCTTTGATCACACTCTTTGTTTGATTCCTGGAAGCAGCGGTTTCTCTTAAAGGAGCGTGGCGTGTTTAGTTGATCCCCGGTCTCTGCTCTTCATCTCTTCTTGTTAATATCCATGCAGTATGTGTGCCTGGATGATTGACACCTTCGGCAGCGAGGAGCAGAGACACAGGTACTGTCCGCAGCTGTGCTCCATGGAGAAATTCGCCTCCTACTGTCTAACTGAGCCAGGTCAGTGCTCTGTATTCTTCTGTGCGGATCTAGTAACAAGCTCCATTGTTAGAGCCTCACACTCACTGCGGCATGGACTGCTTAATcagtttgtaattttttttccatTCTGTTGAAGGCAGTGGAAGTGATGCTGCTTCTTTATTGACCACGGCAAAGCGAGATGGAGACCATTATGTACTTAACGGTTCGAAGGTATGTGCTCTGCCAGTGTTGTTGCATTTTTGggtcaataataataaacatttttgttGCACGCTGTCCGGTTTATTTTAAGATGATACCTACATCATGTTGGGTGAAAATGCAGTAAATTGGCACAGTTCAGCAAAAACTCTTTGTAAGAGatttgtgatattctgtaatactGTGACATCCCTAAGATTACCGATCAGTCCTGTTTGTCTGCTGTTGCCAGGCGTTCATCAGCGGTGCGGGTGACACTGATGTGTATGTGGTAATGTGCCGGACTGGAGAGAAGGGAGCCAAGGGGATATCCTGCCTTGTGGTGGAGAAAGGAACGCCAGGACTTGGATTCGGAAAGAAGGAGAGAAAGGTACCTTTTTAAAGAAACCTTTTAAAGAAAGTGCCATTTCAATTTCTGGCTTGGTGACTGGGACTTGGAAACTGTTTGCCTAAATTTCATCACAGTTTTTGAACATACTGTTCAGTAATGGCCCAGATATACAGGGGTCTATTCAAAAGGGGTCTGATCTGAATACCACCTTTGGTTTGTGCATTTCTGCTTGTAAAAATCTATAAAACGGCCATCCAATTTAGTAATTTAAAGCACGGCGGTATTTCGATCCACCAGCATGGAGGTCAGTTGAAAACACCCCAAGTATAGCTTGGGAGAAATCATTGGAGGGGCGTAGGGTGTGATGCTTGCCTTGTCCTGTAGGTGGGGTGGAATTCACAGCCCACTCGAGCCGTGATCTTTGAGGACTGCGCGGTCCCTGTGGCCAACAGGCTCGGGGAGGAGGGCCGGGGTTTCACCATCGCCATGAAAGGGCTCAACGGAGGACGCATCAACATTGGTGAGCTTCCTGTACAGCCGTGAAAAAGGCATAGCAAAGCATTGAGAAAGCACAGGGAACGCAGGGTGAACTATGGTAGGTGCATTACAGAGTCCCCTTTGTTCTGTTCCAGATTGCCCATGGTAAACTGTCAGTGGGCGCACTGCTAAGCAAAGTGATCagcactatttatttatgtattgaaatGATTTGATATTTTCACAGCCTCGTGTTCTCTGGGAGCGGCCCATGCCTCAGTCCTGCTCGCACGGGACCACCTCAAAGTCCGGAAA is part of the Acipenser ruthenus chromosome 39, fAciRut3.2 maternal haplotype, whole genome shotgun sequence genome and harbors:
- the LOC117397094 gene encoding isobutyryl-CoA dehydrogenase, mitochondrial isoform X1 is translated as MAFAGKLFTRANLGSYICRTRGLTANRVQRRHVVSCIDPSLGLTDEQKEFQKVAFDFATNEMAPHMAEWDEKEMFPVDTMRKAAQLGFGGIYVQPETGGSGLSRLDTSIIFEALSTGCVSTTAYISIHNMCAWMIDTFGSEEQRHRYCPQLCSMEKFASYCLTEPGSGSDAASLLTTAKRDGDHYVLNGSKAFISGAGDTDVYVVMCRTGEKGAKGISCLVVEKGTPGLGFGKKERKVGWNSQPTRAVIFEDCAVPVANRLGEEGRGFTIAMKGLNGGRINIASCSLGAAHASVLLARDHLKVRKQFGEPLSNSQFLQFKLAEMATRLVASRLMVRQAALALQEERQDAVTLCSMAKLFATDECFAICNQSLQMHGGYGYLKDYAVQQFVRDIRVHQILEGTNEVMRMIVSRNLLQE
- the LOC117397094 gene encoding isobutyryl-CoA dehydrogenase, mitochondrial isoform X2, with amino-acid sequence MAPHMAEWDEKEMFPVDTMRKAAQLGFGGIYVQPETGGSGLSRLDTSIIFEALSTGCVSTTAYISIHNMCAWMIDTFGSEEQRHRYCPQLCSMEKFASYCLTEPGSGSDAASLLTTAKRDGDHYVLNGSKAFISGAGDTDVYVVMCRTGEKGAKGISCLVVEKGTPGLGFGKKERKVGWNSQPTRAVIFEDCAVPVANRLGEEGRGFTIAMKGLNGGRINIASCSLGAAHASVLLARDHLKVRKQFGEPLSNSQFLQFKLAEMATRLVASRLMVRQAALALQEERQDAVTLCSMAKLFATDECFAICNQSLQMHGGYGYLKDYAVQQFVRDIRVHQILEGTNEVMRMIVSRNLLQE